The genomic stretch GGTGGTTACGGATAAGGTAAAGAACCTGGTGGTTGGTGATAAAGTAGTTATGATTCGCATGCAGGGTGGGCAGAAGTATATCATAATGGATAAGGTGGTGTCGGATGGCTGATTTTGAATACACAGAAGTTGAGGTGGTAGAGCAACCCAGTAAAACTTACCGGCTTGACTTAGCGAATAATAGAATGCTAGGTAAAGTAGATGGATTGGAAGCAATCAAGCAGGCAATCTATTTAAGGCTTAGTACTGAGAGAGAGGATTATCTAATCTATAGCGAGGATTATGGGATACAGCTTGAAGATCTGGTTGGTGAACCTGATGCCTATGTGCTGCCTACCTTACAGAGAAGAATAGCAGAAGCGCTGTTGCGGGATGAGAGGGTACTTGGAGTTGATGATTTTTACTTTACGGAGGAAAAGGGAAGCGTAACTGCGGCCTTTACCGTTCGTACTGATTGGGGGGATATAGTGATGGAAAAGGAGGTGGATTACTGATGTATGAAGCAAATACTTATGATGCCATTCTCGAACGAATGCTGGAACAGATCCCGGATTCTATTGATAAAAGAGAAGGAAGTATCATCTTTGATGCCTTGGCACCGGTAGCAGTGGAGCTGACACAGACCTACATAGAAATGGATGCAATCTTAAATGAAGCTTTCGCGGACACAGCGTCCAGAGAATATCTGATTAAGAGGGCAGCTGAAAGAGGTCTTGCACCTTCTGCTGCAACCTATACAGTTGCGAAAGGCGAATTTAATATGGATCTAGCTGTTGGTGACAGGTTTAGCTGCGGAGATTATAATTATGCCGCATCGGAAAAGATATCAACCGGTATATGGAAACTGACCTGTGAAACTCCAGGAAGTACACCAAATGGCAATCTTGGCATGCTGATACCCATTGACTACATAGATGGACTGACAACGGCTGCTTTGACTGAAATATTGATACCAGGTGAAGACGAAGAGGAAACCGAAGATTTCAGAAGCAGATACTTTGCAACTCTTTCGACCAAATCTTTTGGCGGGAACAAAGCGGATTATATCGAAAAAGTAAACGCTGTTTCCGGTGTTGGCGGAGTAAAAGTGTATCCTGTGTGGAATGGCGGAGGAACAGTAAAACTGGTAATCATTAATTCGGATTATGGGAAAGCAACAACAACCTTAATTGATACTGTGCAGACAATGGTTGACCCGACTATAAATAGAGGCGGGGGCAACGGTCTTGCACCGATTGGTCATATAGTAACGGTTGAGACTGTTACAGAGACCAAAGTCAATCTTACGTTTAACATAACATATCAGGAGGGGTACTCCTTTCATGAAGTAGAGAGCTATATCACCGGAGTAATCGATAATTATTTCTTAGAACTGTGTAAAACCTGGGATGATAATGACAGCTTGATTATACGTATCTCTCAGTTGGAGTCAAGGTTACTGAATGTTACAGGAGTTGTTGATGTTACAGGTACAACCATTAATGGAGAGGCATCTAATCTGGTTTTATCCGCTGATGCTATTCCGGTAAGGGGGACGGTAATTGGATAGGGAGATAAATCTGATAGAGTACCTTCCCGGTGTACTGAGAGAAATAAAAGAATTCAAAGCTCTTTCAGCAGCGGAAAATGCAGAGGTCATCGGGCTGTGGGAAGAACTTGAAAATGTACTGGATGACCAGTTTGTTAATGAGTCTACATTAAACGGGGTTAAGAGATGGGAACGTATCTTAGGGATAAAAGCACTTGATACGGATACATTGAGTGACCGAAAATTCAGGATATTGACCAGGTTGAATGAGCAGCTTCCGTATACTTATACTAACCTGGAAGCACAATTGAATCTTTTGTGTGGGAGAGATGGGTATAAGCTTATTTTAGACAGTAGTGCATATGCTTTGACTGTTAAAGTGGCTTTAACTGCCAAGAAAAAATATGCTGAGGTTGGTAACCTGCTTGATCGGGTGGTGCCGTGTAATATTGTAATAACATTATTACTATTATATAACCAGCATAGTACACTGAATCAATATACACACATTAAGTTAAGCCAATATAAACACAGTGAAGTAAGAGAGGAGGTCTTGAATTAATGGATGAAACAACTAATTTTAAACTAAAGAAACCAGCATCAGAGGACTACTATAATGTGCAGGACTTCAATGATAATATGGACATTTTAGATGAAAAAGTAAAAAAAGCCTTAGATAAAGATATCTTTAATCAGCTAACTGTTGGGACACGGGAAAGTGGAGTGATAGGAGATAACAGTACTTCCATTGGACAAAATAATTTGGTGTCTGGTACTTTCTCTGTGGCAGAAGGTTATGGGAACAAAGCGGTTGCTTCTAGCAGTCACGCTGAGGGGTCGTTTTCATTGGCGGCAGGAAGTGGAGCTCATTCAGAGGGGTATTATACACAAGCCTTGGGACAGTATTCTCATGCTGAAAATACAAATAATATCGCTGCTACTGAAAATACACACGTTGAAGGAAAAAGTAATTTAGCTTCTTTTGGTACGCTGTATATGATTACGGGTTATGATAATGCAGCAAAAAAATTGACATTAGACAGTGTGTCCGGTTTGGCGGTCGGTGATAAAATCGATATTCAAGCAACGGATTTAAAAGGTTTTTCAGCGATATCAATAAATGCAATTGATACAACTACAAAGACAATAACACTGGATACTTCACTTGATATCACATCGAGTTGGAAATACTGTGTTAAGAGGTCAACTGTAACAGCTGCACCTATACATGCCGAGGGAAGTAATAATATTGCCGTTGGAGCCAATAGCCATGTAGAGGGAAGTAGTAATGTTGCATCTGGAAGTTCAGCTCATGCAGAAGGCAGTAATTCAAAAGCTACAGGTGTTTCATCGCATGCGGAAGGGGGGAGTTCATCAGCCGAGGGTTCATATTCTCATTCCGAAGGTGCTA from Anaerocolumna sp. AGMB13020 encodes the following:
- a CDS encoding DUF2634 domain-containing protein; amino-acid sequence: MADFEYTEVEVVEQPSKTYRLDLANNRMLGKVDGLEAIKQAIYLRLSTEREDYLIYSEDYGIQLEDLVGEPDAYVLPTLQRRIAEALLRDERVLGVDDFYFTEEKGSVTAAFTVRTDWGDIVMEKEVDY
- a CDS encoding baseplate J/gp47 family protein, which gives rise to MYEANTYDAILERMLEQIPDSIDKREGSIIFDALAPVAVELTQTYIEMDAILNEAFADTASREYLIKRAAERGLAPSAATYTVAKGEFNMDLAVGDRFSCGDYNYAASEKISTGIWKLTCETPGSTPNGNLGMLIPIDYIDGLTTAALTEILIPGEDEEETEDFRSRYFATLSTKSFGGNKADYIEKVNAVSGVGGVKVYPVWNGGGTVKLVIINSDYGKATTTLIDTVQTMVDPTINRGGGNGLAPIGHIVTVETVTETKVNLTFNITYQEGYSFHEVESYITGVIDNYFLELCKTWDDNDSLIIRISQLESRLLNVTGVVDVTGTTINGEASNLVLSADAIPVRGTVIG
- a CDS encoding putative phage tail protein, whose product is MDREINLIEYLPGVLREIKEFKALSAAENAEVIGLWEELENVLDDQFVNESTLNGVKRWERILGIKALDTDTLSDRKFRILTRLNEQLPYTYTNLEAQLNLLCGRDGYKLILDSSAYALTVKVALTAKKKYAEVGNLLDRVVPCNIVITLLLLYNQHSTLNQYTHIKLSQYKHSEVREEVLN